The following DNA comes from Streptomyces sp. NBC_00273.
CTTCTTCTGCGGCATGGCGGAGGAGATGCCGGACAGCTCGTCGGGCAGTTCGATGAAGCCGTACTCGCTGCCGCCCCAGGTCAGCAGGTCGGTGGTGAAGCGGCTCAGGGCGGTGCCCAGCAGGCTGAGTTCCGCGGTCAGTTCGGCGCTCCAGCGGCGCGAGGCCACGGCGGTCAGGGCGTGGGGCTGCGGCCGGGAGAAGCCGAGCAGCCGGGCCATCCGGTCGCGGTCCCAGGGCAGTTCCTGCCCCGCCATGGCGCCGGCGCCCAGCGGGCAGGCGTCGATGCCGTCGTACGCGTTCAGCAGCCGGGCGTGGGTGTGCAGCAGGTGCTCGGAGAGCGCGGCGAGGTGGAAGCCGGGGGTGATGATCTGGGCGGCCTGGAAGTGGGTGTACCCCGGCATGGGCAGGTCGCAGGTCTCCTGGGCCAGCCGGTGCACGACGGCGGCGAGTTCGAGGAGGGCTGCGGCGAAGCGGGTGAGCTGGTCGCGGCCGTACATCACCTGGGCGCAGGCCTGCAGGTCGTTGCGGCTGCGGTCGGCGTGCCAGCGCACGACCGGGGCGGGCAGGCCCGCCTCGACGTGCCGTTCGAGGGCGAAGGCGATGTCCGACATGTTGGCGCCGGGCTGCGCGCTGAGGGTGTCGGGCCCGACGGAGTCCAGCAGGGCGGCGATCCGGTGGGCCTCCTCGGCGGTGATCAGGTCCATGCGGACGTACTCGGCGGCCAGGGTCTTCTCGATGGCGACGTAGTGGCGCAGCAGGTGGCGGGACTCGAACCCGAACTGCGGGGCGAGCACTTCGTCGTGCAGGAGTTCGGCGGGACCGCCGCTGATCCGGCCGCTCAGCTCTGGGGCGGGCCCCGGGGTGTCACTCGTCACGTGGTGTGTTCCGTTCCTGTTCTGGTGCGGGGCGCGTCGGCGCATGCCTCGTCGACGCGCGGCGCGGGAAGGGGGGGACGGGTACCCCGGGCGGGCCGGGGCACCCGTTCAGCGGTGGTCGGCCGCGGCGAGGGCGGTGCGCAGGAGGGCGGCGACCCGGGTGCTGTGCGGCGGCCGCATCAGCCCGTAGTGGTCGGTGGCGGCGTCGTGGCGGGTGAAGCCGGCCCCGGCCCGCCCGGCCCATCGGTCGGCGGCCCGCTCCCGGGCCCCGGTCCCGCTCTGGAGGAACAGGACCGGGCAGGGGGCGGTCGGGGGCTCGTACGCGGCGCCGGCGCGGATCCCGGTCCGGAACACCGCGTAGTGCCGGGCGAGGTCCTGCGGGTCCAGTCCGGGGGCGAAGCCGTCGCGTTCCACCTGCTCGGCGAGGACGGTGAGCCGGGCCGTGGTGTCGGCGACGCTCCGCAGGGCGCTCCGCAGGGCGGACGCGCTCTCGTCGGAGGGGTCGAAGCCGGCGGAGCGGGCGAGGTCCTCGTGGAACCACTCCAGCAGCTCGTTCTCGTCGTCGGGGACGGCGCCGGGCTCCGGGTAGCCGGTGTCCAGCAGTGCGAGGGTCGCCACCTCCTGCCCGGCTGCCCGCAGTTGGACCGCCATTTCGTGGGCGAGGAGCCCGCCGAAGGACCAGCCGGCCAGGTGGTAAGGGCCGGAGGGGCGGATCCGGCGCAGGGCCTCCAGGTGGGCTGCGGCCAGCTCCTCGACGGTGGCGTCGGGGGCCGCTGCGGGGTCGGTCAGCCCGGGTGCCGTCAGCCCGAACACCGGTCGTTCGGTGCCCAGTTCGGCGGCCAGAGTGCGGTAGCAGAAGACGTTCCCGCCGATCGGGTGGACGAGGAAGAGCGGGGCGAGGGTGCCCTCGGGCTGGAGGCGGACCACCGGGTCCGGGGCCACGGCGACGTGGCGGCCCCGCAGCAGCGCGGCCTGCCGGGCGACGGTCGGGTGCTCCAGGACGGCCGAGACGCCGAGGCGTTCGCCGAAGGCCTGGTTGATCCGACCGATCAGGCGCAGGGCGTCGATGGAGTGCCCGCCGGACTCGAAGAAGTCGTCGTGGACACCGACCGTGCCGGCGTCCAGCAGCCGCTCCCAGATCCCGGCGAGGCGGGCTTCGAGGGCGTCGCGGGGCGGGGTCGGCTCGGCGCCGCCGCGCAGGTCGGCGGGGTCCGGGTCGGGCAGGGCTGCGCGGTCCAGTTTGCCGTTGGCGGTCAGCGGGAGGGCGTCCAGGCGCACCCACGCGGAGGGGACCATGTACTCGGGGAGCCGCTCCCGGGCGTGGGCGGCCAGTGCGCCCGGGTCGGGGGCGGGTGCGGCGTCCGGGCCGGCCGCGTCGGGGACGAAGTAGCCGACGAGGCGTTCGCCGCGGGGCAGGACCGCGCAGTCGCGCACACCGGGGTGTTCGGCGAGGACGGCTTCGATCTCCCCCGGCTCGACGCGGAAGCCGCGGATCTTGAGCTGGTGGTCGGTGCGGCCCGCGTACTCCAGGGCTCCGTCGGGGCGGTGCCGGGCCAGGTCGCCGGTCCGGTAGAGGCGGCGGGTGACGCCGTCGGGGCCGGTGTGCTCGATGAAGCGCTCGGCCGTCAGTTCGGGGCGTCCGTGGTAGCCGTCGGCGAGGCCGACGCCTTCGAGGAAGAGTTCCCCGGTGACGCCGAGGGGGACCTCGGCGAGGCGGCGGTCCAGGACGTGGGTGCGCATGTTGGCGATGGGCCGGCCGATGGGCACGCTGTCGCCGCCGTCCGGCCGGCACTGCCAGTACGTGACGTCGACGGCCGCCTCGGTGGGTCCGTAGAGGTTGTGCAGTTCGACGCCGGGCAGCCGCTCGAAGAACCGGCGCTGGACCTCGTACGGCAGGGCCTCGCCGCTGCACACCACGCGGGTGAGCCCGGCCGCGCCGGTCACGGCCGCGGGGTCGTCGAGGAAGACGCTCAGCATCGACGGGACGAAGTGCACCGTGGTGGCGCCCTCGTCGTGGATCAGGCCGGCGAGGTAGCCGGGGTCGCGCTGCCCGCCGGGGCGGGCGAGGACCAGGGTGGCGCCGGTCAGCAGGGGCCAGAACAGCTCCCACACGGAGACGTCGAAGGTGTACGGCGTCTTGTGCAGCACCCGCTCCCCCGGGACCAGCCCGTACTCGTCCTG
Coding sequences within:
- a CDS encoding argininosuccinate lyase, whose product is MTSDTPGPAPELSGRISGGPAELLHDEVLAPQFGFESRHLLRHYVAIEKTLAAEYVRMDLITAEEAHRIAALLDSVGPDTLSAQPGANMSDIAFALERHVEAGLPAPVVRWHADRSRNDLQACAQVMYGRDQLTRFAAALLELAAVVHRLAQETCDLPMPGYTHFQAAQIITPGFHLAALSEHLLHTHARLLNAYDGIDACPLGAGAMAGQELPWDRDRMARLLGFSRPQPHALTAVASRRWSAELTAELSLLGTALSRFTTDLLTWGGSEYGFIELPDELSGISSAMPQKKNYPVLERIRGRTAHLTAFHFDVLLGQRNTPFCNLVEVSKEAGTHLLNAFDSAHGTVRLLTEVLRRLTFRADRMRQVCEREFLGGFSLANALCLAEGVPWRTAQVVAGKYVVLAAAAGAAPAPGEPALLVEAAAGRGITLADPARLLAEAFDVDRGLERMVSAGSARPDAVRAVLRTQQETYERLGADWELRAAAVRAGAEEGDRALYGATDDEIHQEDGDGTRARVQHAH